In the Variovorax sp. S12S4 genome, one interval contains:
- the fahA gene encoding fumarylacetoacetase: MIALNHTHDAAARSWLDSANAAETDFPIQNLPFAVFRRAGSPEPFRGGIAIGDQVLDMAALSARQLLDGLALDAARAAALPALNDFFALGGAAWQALRHAVFALLRGDAPVATRNAVRECLVPQAEVEYTVPARIGDYTDFYTSIDHALNISRLMNPDGDVTPNFRWIPTAYHGRVSTIGVSGQRFHRPMGQTMASGAKAPTYHPCARLDYELELGVWIGEGNAAGEPIPLAHAEEHIFGICLLNDWSARDIQFWEMAPLGPFLAKNFATTISPWIVTMEALAPYRQAWTRPANEPQPLDYLENEANRESGAIDIRLEVWLESEKARSDKSGPSRLSRTSFKHQYWSVAQMVAHHTVGGCSLNPGDLFGSGTISGPGPGEAGAIIELTRAAQSPVTLANGEQRGFLEDGDAVLLRGWCEKPGHARIGFGESRGTVLPARG; the protein is encoded by the coding sequence ATGATTGCGCTCAACCACACGCATGACGCCGCCGCGAGGAGCTGGCTCGACTCGGCCAATGCCGCCGAAACAGACTTTCCGATCCAGAACCTGCCCTTTGCGGTGTTCCGCCGCGCGGGCAGCCCGGAGCCGTTTCGAGGCGGTATCGCCATTGGCGACCAGGTGCTCGACATGGCGGCGCTTTCGGCGCGCCAGCTGCTCGACGGACTCGCACTCGATGCGGCCCGAGCCGCCGCACTGCCGGCGCTGAACGATTTCTTCGCGCTCGGCGGCGCCGCATGGCAGGCGCTGCGCCACGCGGTATTCGCATTGCTGCGGGGCGACGCACCGGTCGCAACGAGAAACGCCGTGCGCGAATGCCTGGTGCCGCAAGCCGAGGTCGAGTACACGGTGCCCGCGCGCATCGGCGACTACACCGACTTCTACACCTCCATCGACCACGCGCTCAACATCAGCCGCCTGATGAACCCCGATGGCGACGTGACACCCAACTTCCGCTGGATTCCGACGGCGTACCACGGGCGCGTGTCGACCATCGGCGTGAGCGGCCAGCGCTTTCACCGCCCCATGGGCCAGACGATGGCATCGGGCGCCAAGGCACCGACGTATCACCCCTGCGCACGGCTCGACTACGAACTCGAGCTCGGCGTGTGGATCGGCGAAGGCAATGCGGCGGGCGAGCCCATTCCGCTCGCGCATGCGGAAGAACACATCTTCGGCATCTGTCTGCTCAACGACTGGTCGGCGCGCGACATCCAGTTCTGGGAGATGGCGCCGCTCGGGCCGTTTCTGGCAAAGAATTTTGCGACCACCATCTCGCCGTGGATCGTGACGATGGAGGCGCTCGCGCCGTACCGCCAGGCCTGGACGCGGCCTGCAAACGAGCCCCAGCCGCTCGACTACCTGGAGAACGAAGCGAACCGCGAAAGCGGCGCCATCGACATCCGGCTCGAGGTGTGGCTCGAAAGCGAGAAGGCGCGGAGCGACAAGAGCGGCCCTTCCCGCCTGTCGCGCACGAGCTTCAAGCACCAGTACTGGAGCGTGGCGCAAATGGTGGCGCACCACACCGTGGGCGGCTGCAGCCTGAACCCGGGCGACCTGTTCGGCAGCGGAACCATCTCGGGGCCGGGGCCGGGAGAGGCCGGCGCAATCATCGAACTGACGCGTGCCGCGCAAAGCCCGGTCACGCTGGCCAACGGCGAGCAGCGCGGGTTTCTGGAAGACGGCGATGCGGTGCTGCTGCGCGGCTGGTGCGAGAAGCCGGGGCATGCGCGCATCGGATTCGGCGAAAGCCGGGGGACGGTGCTGCCGGCACGGGGCTGA
- a CDS encoding cyclase family protein, translating to MPRKFVDLSIFLENDVLSDPPAFAPKIQYFTHEQTYEQIEPFFPGLKKEDLPDGEGWAVELVQLSTHNGTHLDAPYHFHSTMDKALGEKKPAIAIHDVPLEWCFQPGVKLDFRHFADGYVVTAEDVEAELKRIGHTLSPLEIVVVNTRAGSRYGHADYVSAGAGMGYEATMYLLERGVRLTGTDAWSWDAPFVHTAKKYGETKDASLIWEGHKAGRDIGYCHIEKLHNLEVLPPTGFFISCFPHKIRGASAGWTRAVAIFDDALMASV from the coding sequence ATGCCACGCAAGTTTGTCGACCTGTCGATCTTTCTCGAAAACGATGTGCTCTCCGATCCGCCCGCCTTCGCGCCGAAGATCCAGTATTTCACGCATGAGCAAACGTACGAGCAGATCGAGCCCTTCTTTCCGGGCCTCAAGAAGGAAGACCTGCCCGACGGCGAAGGCTGGGCCGTGGAGCTGGTGCAGCTTTCCACGCACAACGGCACGCACCTCGATGCGCCCTATCACTTTCACTCCACGATGGACAAGGCGCTGGGCGAGAAGAAGCCGGCCATTGCCATTCACGACGTGCCGCTCGAATGGTGCTTTCAGCCGGGCGTGAAGCTCGACTTTCGCCACTTTGCAGATGGCTATGTGGTCACCGCAGAGGACGTGGAAGCCGAACTCAAGCGCATCGGCCACACGCTGAGCCCGCTGGAGATCGTGGTGGTGAACACGCGCGCGGGTTCGCGCTACGGCCATGCCGACTACGTGTCGGCCGGTGCGGGCATGGGCTACGAAGCCACCATGTACCTGCTGGAGCGCGGCGTGCGCCTGACGGGCACCGATGCGTGGAGCTGGGACGCGCCCTTTGTGCACACGGCCAAGAAGTACGGCGAAACGAAAGACGCCTCGCTGATCTGGGAAGGCCACAAGGCCGGCCGCGACATCGGCTACTGCCACATCGAGAAGCTGCACAACCTGGAGGTGCTGCCGCCCACGGGATTCTTCATCAGCTGCTTTCCGCACAAGATCCGCGGCGCATCGGCGGGCTGGACGCGCGCGGTCGCGATCTTCGACGATGCGCTGATGGCATCGGTCTGA
- a CDS encoding ABC transporter permease, with translation MNEAGRRRIGTEWLGSVAVLCALVALWWVASNAGWVSRVFLPTPQATFASLLEGLNLSDANGNGELLGFTQATVGRMLQGWLLASLFGVVLGAAIGVSPAVRAWVQPTLEFIRPLPASALLPLAISIFGLNPGMVLFVVAFGAMWPVLLATVHGFAAVEPRLSEVARCLQMSRAAFVWKMGLPNAMPDILAGMRLALTIALIVAVVGEMIASQSGLGQAILLAARAFRASDLFAGIVLLGLIGFVSNALLAFAEKRLLRWQQP, from the coding sequence ATGAACGAGGCCGGCCGCCGCCGCATCGGCACGGAATGGCTCGGCTCCGTCGCCGTGCTGTGCGCGCTCGTCGCGCTGTGGTGGGTTGCCAGCAACGCCGGCTGGGTGAGCCGCGTGTTCCTGCCCACGCCTCAAGCCACCTTTGCGAGCCTGCTCGAAGGGCTCAACCTTTCGGATGCGAACGGCAACGGCGAACTGCTCGGCTTCACGCAGGCCACGGTAGGCCGCATGCTGCAAGGCTGGCTGCTGGCCTCGCTGTTCGGCGTGGTGCTGGGCGCGGCCATTGGCGTGTCGCCCGCGGTGCGCGCGTGGGTGCAGCCGACGCTCGAATTCATTCGCCCCCTGCCCGCCTCGGCGCTGCTGCCGCTGGCCATCTCGATCTTCGGGCTGAACCCGGGCATGGTGCTCTTCGTGGTGGCCTTTGGCGCGATGTGGCCGGTGCTGTTGGCCACGGTGCACGGCTTTGCGGCCGTGGAACCGCGGCTTTCGGAAGTGGCGCGCTGCCTGCAGATGTCGCGCGCGGCCTTCGTCTGGAAGATGGGCCTGCCCAACGCCATGCCGGACATCCTGGCCGGCATGCGGCTCGCGCTGACCATTGCGCTCATCGTTGCGGTCGTGGGCGAAATGATCGCCTCGCAAAGCGGGCTGGGCCAGGCAATTCTTCTCGCGGCGCGCGCGTTTCGCGCCAGCGATCTTTTCGCCGGCATCGTGCTGCTCGGGCTCATCGGCTTTGTGAGCAACGCGCTGCTGGCCTTTGCCGAGAAGCGGCTGCTGCGCTGGCAGCAGCCCTGA
- a CDS encoding ABC transporter permease: MTEHGFFRWLRPWVFPAALVGAFEWYARRAAALGSDALAPPSAAAKAFMGAALDGSLWQATGFTLGTAALGLLLGAVLGIALGLVIGLSRRAAQLGSLSIEVLRPVPSVALIPLAMLTFGFGVRMELAIVAFATFWPLLVLVQSAVQQIEPRLLEVSRVLGLSPRERAFKIVLPAIVPRLFVALRLGVAVALVVAVTVEIAANPHGMGYAMMIAQQSFDPALMLAWLGWIGVVGFAINAGMVLLQRVVARRMGVLP; the protein is encoded by the coding sequence ATGACTGAACACGGCTTCTTTCGCTGGCTGCGGCCGTGGGTCTTTCCGGCCGCGCTGGTCGGCGCCTTCGAGTGGTACGCACGCCGCGCGGCCGCATTGGGCAGCGATGCGCTCGCGCCGCCAAGTGCCGCGGCCAAGGCCTTCATGGGCGCGGCGCTCGACGGCTCGCTGTGGCAGGCCACGGGCTTCACGCTGGGCACGGCCGCGCTCGGCCTGTTGCTGGGCGCGGTGCTCGGCATTGCTCTCGGGCTGGTGATCGGGCTCTCGCGCCGCGCGGCGCAGCTCGGTTCGCTGTCCATCGAAGTGCTGCGGCCGGTGCCTTCGGTGGCGCTGATCCCGCTCGCAATGCTGACCTTCGGCTTCGGCGTGCGCATGGAGCTGGCCATCGTTGCGTTCGCCACCTTCTGGCCGCTGCTGGTGCTGGTGCAGTCAGCGGTGCAGCAGATCGAGCCCCGGCTGCTCGAAGTGAGCCGCGTGCTGGGGCTGTCGCCGCGCGAGCGCGCCTTCAAGATCGTGCTGCCGGCCATCGTGCCGCGCCTGTTTGTCGCGCTGCGGCTCGGCGTGGCGGTGGCGCTGGTGGTGGCCGTGACGGTGGAGATTGCGGCCAACCCGCACGGCATGGGCTACGCGATGATGATCGCGCAGCAAAGCTTCGACCCGGCGCTGATGCTCGCCTGGCTTGGCTGGATCGGCGTGGTGGGCTTTGCGATCAATGCGGGCATGGTGCTGCTGCAGCGCGTGGTGGCACGGCGCATGGGGGTGCTGCCATGA
- a CDS encoding ABC transporter ATP-binding protein, producing MNAAADFLRFDGVAIRLGGREILSPTSFDVARGEFVCIVGPSGCGKTTLLRAASGLVTASAGEVRRNGVKMTEPSREVAFVFQDYGRALLPWRTVEGNVSLALEAAGVPAAERALRIADVLGKVGLAKHAQKFPVQLSGGMQQRAQIARCLAQKPELMMMDEPFGALDALTRQSLQDELARLVRDDGLTVLFVTHDLEEAIYLGDRVIALQANPGPGRPSLARMIEVKIPRPRDQLTTKEHPEYLRLRRELFAFIEQGHD from the coding sequence GTGAACGCTGCCGCCGACTTCCTTCGCTTCGATGGCGTCGCGATCCGGCTCGGCGGACGCGAGATCCTGTCGCCCACTTCGTTCGACGTGGCACGCGGTGAGTTCGTCTGCATCGTCGGCCCGAGCGGCTGCGGCAAGACCACGCTGCTGCGCGCGGCCAGCGGCCTTGTCACCGCAAGCGCCGGCGAGGTGCGGCGCAACGGCGTGAAGATGACGGAGCCTTCGCGCGAAGTGGCCTTCGTGTTCCAGGACTACGGCCGCGCGCTGCTGCCCTGGCGCACCGTCGAGGGCAACGTGAGCCTGGCGCTCGAGGCCGCCGGCGTGCCGGCGGCCGAGCGTGCGCTGCGCATTGCCGACGTGCTCGGCAAGGTGGGCCTTGCAAAGCATGCGCAGAAGTTTCCGGTGCAGCTTTCGGGCGGCATGCAGCAGCGCGCGCAAATTGCCCGCTGCCTGGCGCAAAAGCCCGAACTCATGATGATGGACGAGCCCTTCGGTGCGCTCGATGCGCTCACGCGCCAGAGCCTGCAGGACGAGCTTGCGCGGCTGGTGCGCGACGACGGGCTGACGGTGCTGTTCGTCACGCACGACCTGGAAGAAGCCATCTACCTGGGCGACCGCGTGATTGCGCTGCAAGCCAACCCCGGGCCGGGGCGGCCCAGCTTGGCGCGGATGATCGAGGTGAAGATTCCGCGCCCGCGCGACCAGCTCACGACCAAGGAGCACCCGGAATATCTGCGGCTGCGTCGCGAGTTGTTTGCCTTCATCGAGCAGGGCCATGACTGA